The following coding sequences are from one Candidatus Thermoplasmatota archaeon window:
- a CDS encoding hydroxymethylglutaryl-CoA reductase, degradative yields the protein MKDSRLEGFYKKTPEERLKIVRDFADLTDEEVSIISNTGALSVDQADRMIENVIGTMPVTLGIAVNFLINGTDYLIPMAIEEPSVVAAASNAAKIARQRGGFTTSSTDPVMIGQIQLTGVADPEEAKSAILEKKDEIMDLCNSKDPMLVKYGGGARDVEVRVISTDRGPMVITHILVDCRDAMGANAVNTMAEAVAPLIERATGGKVYLRIISNLAEHRLARAEAVFDRDLIGGEEVVDGILEAYEFAKADPFRAATHNKGVMNGISAAVIATGNDSRAIESGCHSYASMTGQYRPLTTYREDADGNLVGGIEVPMAVGLVGGATKVHPTARVNVRILGVKTASELGEVFAALGLAQNFAALRALATEGIQRGHMSLHARNIATSVGAREDEIDKIVEILVRERNVRMDRAEEILREIRGD from the coding sequence ATGAAGGACTCTAGGCTCGAAGGATTCTACAAGAAGACCCCCGAGGAACGGCTCAAGATCGTCAGGGACTTCGCGGATCTCACGGATGAGGAGGTCTCGATCATCTCCAACACCGGAGCCTTGTCCGTCGATCAAGCGGACAGGATGATAGAGAACGTTATCGGAACGATGCCCGTGACACTCGGAATCGCGGTGAACTTCCTCATCAACGGAACAGACTATCTCATTCCGATGGCCATAGAGGAGCCCTCCGTCGTGGCGGCGGCGTCGAATGCCGCGAAGATCGCCCGCCAAAGGGGAGGGTTCACGACATCCAGCACGGACCCAGTGATGATTGGACAGATTCAGTTGACCGGGGTTGCTGACCCGGAAGAGGCGAAGTCGGCGATATTGGAGAAGAAGGACGAGATAATGGACCTCTGCAATTCGAAGGACCCCATGCTCGTGAAGTACGGAGGAGGAGCCCGGGACGTTGAGGTGCGCGTGATATCGACGGACAGAGGTCCGATGGTCATCACCCACATCCTCGTCGATTGCCGGGACGCGATGGGAGCCAACGCGGTGAACACTATGGCGGAGGCCGTCGCCCCCCTCATCGAGAGAGCCACGGGAGGAAAGGTGTACCTGAGGATCATCTCGAATCTCGCAGAGCACCGGCTCGCCCGCGCAGAGGCCGTCTTCGATAGGGATTTGATTGGCGGGGAAGAGGTCGTCGATGGCATCCTCGAGGCATATGAGTTCGCGAAGGCGGACCCCTTCAGGGCTGCGACGCACAACAAGGGAGTGATGAACGGGATAAGCGCTGCGGTGATAGCCACTGGGAACGATTCCAGAGCGATCGAGTCGGGATGCCACTCCTACGCGTCGATGACCGGGCAGTACCGACCGCTGACGACGTACAGAGAGGACGCGGACGGCAACCTGGTCGGCGGGATCGAGGTCCCCATGGCGGTCGGCCTTGTCGGCGGTGCGACCAAGGTCCACCCGACAGCACGCGTCAACGTTAGAATACTCGGAGTCAAGACGGCTAGCGAATTGGGGGAGGTATTCGCGGCCCTCGGACTTGCACAGAACTTCGCCGCCCTCCGCGCTCTAGCGACCGAGGGGATACAGCGGGGGCACATGTCCCTTCATGCGAGGAACATCGCGACAAGCGTCGGAGCGAGGGAGGATGAGATTGACAAGATCGTCGAGATTCTCGTTCGAGAGAGGAATGTTCGGATGGACCGGGCGGAGGAGATTCTCAGAGAAATCCGAGGCGACTAG
- a CDS encoding zinc ribbon domain-containing protein, with protein sequence MDINALLGNITLQMEFLVFGYIICVVIWFVIWIAIAVWVYRDAEERGMSGAMWLIIVILIGLIGLIVYLVVRTDKPQYGYYPQQQPYQQYPQQPPPAQPPPGAAPPPAAAPPPAQPQPDVRFCSNCGASLPAGAGHCPNCGTKV encoded by the coding sequence ATGGATATTAACGCGCTATTAGGGAACATCACACTACAGATGGAGTTCCTCGTCTTTGGGTATATCATCTGTGTCGTGATCTGGTTTGTAATCTGGATCGCCATCGCCGTTTGGGTGTACAGAGACGCAGAGGAGCGAGGGATGAGCGGAGCTATGTGGCTGATAATCGTCATACTGATTGGCCTCATTGGGCTGATAGTGTACTTGGTTGTCAGAACTGACAAACCTCAGTACGGCTACTATCCACAGCAACAACCCTACCAGCAGTACCCGCAGCAACCTCCACCGGCGCAGCCTCCACCGGGAGCTGCACCTCCGCCAGCCGCTGCACCTCCGCCCGCGCAACCTCAGCCGGATGTGAGGTTCTGCTCAAACTGTGGTGCGAGCCTTCCCGCCGGAGCGGGCCACTGTCCGAACTGTGGGACAAAGGTCTAG
- a CDS encoding S8 family serine peptidase, which translates to MLGDSDGQIAMIEHRETYGTFGVDDGLGTLREKEATEPENTGIEKIAVMTFRPDILHDFLAGNKVASEGPGLTQESYEMTVRILEVPASLVPDIGSLEGVVGVSEYSEPNLPMDSGGDGPAPSLDVINERHGIDSARDKGFSGQDIKIAIPDTGVDFANLDLIGTQARDATTYSTTGEIVVQSAVAGQDNATLVHKKVIPSTEALYVNGTLMPGGYTIDYDTGQVIFTPPLNVADVVTASYDYYSPYYGWPIVFDPMSVATYMKNKYPDETWFVNATQNGTDNFPVSHRIRIDGKNDFAEREQWGSDDSGEVKYQPPVGAKTTDFDLIDLFVTRDQDFWYFGFHTSMGTLNKTYGIYIDIDNATSGAEYDPVGNLVDTNASHSDSITDVQFNPNGSLIATASKDRMVKIWSKDGDLLFDLSGHLSAPHSVAWSPDGSLLATAEISYVRIWDPTTGSQIREIPIPDGTVFDGRALLSFNENGTWIAVGGGLLDRVYVLDVNDGSVIGYLKPVNGFTPNSVAFNPSFAYNDVIAIGSGDRQVYIYNVNATNLNDPAGGIPRTILQRSPINPEGHSQKIQSICWSPDGTRLASSAAETTYNVKVWDVWGANPVENLTLLFGDVRNLEWTGDMIAAGDLLGTAKVWQESGPQFVEIFSQQASQAQINGVSISPTDDKLATVAEDTQLKLWDIGTGQLEGIFKHKLPDFAIYANYTSVLWGYDEDGFPWSQNDTFMNATLYEWEGSRWNGSRLIDIGGSQKYKSLKDGDYVDSGFFEMAIPRSSLGDPPGFAIELFSVGKNGSHPHDSAPTDFNIQGDVTWDSSFRSLSNFAYRRIQIYKVNISPQNATRSVYHFGNHPGENLVKTFGTIGVLVADNRTNGTYERVYVDLNNDKVFDDTDVVLYRGNEVGYLDDFNATAAFRGDNQNLTTPDGIPDLSAGMVYFISDGETYIPYSDVYCEDNLIEDCIVPKNGELVAFAGELGFQKYHGTRMASAIVGQGRLDTDLGDPDIGRVLGIAPNATIIMIPNAFDNIFAAWSFAVEGYDGVPDSGDEADIVINGFNYARLLNSGWDVFSRFADWASVKRSGASTVFVTAAGNDGFGYGTINSPSSATAVITAGVATDYTRDSSAYASYGAKEGSNPKWGDVMPYSSKGPTPMGIPKPDVVTIGVANVDDPLWRGPDGSNMTALKLGLFEGSHVSAAITGGVVALIYEAFYSTHLRFPTVQEAKAILKSSADNINHDVLSQGAGFVNASRAVDLAANVGGIVVDPTYWVPGFYAGGKPEAFAKLMFPGESDSIDFTVENTDLTSSVSVQASDEVFKKTATYYTDGVTRTDSWYSTDGRLTYWINDTGLTKILPDPFQWNTYTLVQTPIDAGLWNSADLMKVTAWSNFTDIDTDDNGMIKRESQDPVMILELRDWENIDVWPNWNYPDTIMQQTETNTFTRCNNVANVLETTVHDPASRIHDALIINLKPTPTKLDEGQYWKLKIEFFERFDWDWLSLDSTSFTIPVGGTQDLTATMTLPPDVGIGSYEGGIYLDANGLVSVIPVLVNVASRETRFTFGGFSSISQDLFNNTKIGGGMGGGFEGDLERSGDWRYFYIDVPRQGKFIDPYNYKFYIDVSWNLKPSDIDIHAFGKDPAPAYADYFSDSSRYGGYTLSETGASEDDDEFNTVTNTSQEIITPPLRPGLNVIALHCVMFNGTQEPEENVSGQVGWVEITPVELRKVTNQLSGEARMTFTSNFDWPMGMETSAVGPAQMERFDDVEIFFDKKIVEELYAGERTFVEGLADGNYTYVVRVKDALIFDVHIWGKADAPDLDLGIFLDANGNGEAEPGEFVEYGADADADEQVKLKAPKDGQYIIKVLGFDTRDPGHFDIEISVTIAGIEGYKMVDAPEGPITANTPLNFGMSWEFMGDTEDRDYGGVLTLGPPGASEAVLIPVTITLDRTPPSMGDLVMSTGEKQVNYLDNRTTNQIQPQFSVAVLDLERGEIDPGLCAVYFDGEDSTSWSTIDIKFVRNAEDAYGYWAGGILYSPVAPLSEGVHNITFVTGDAAGNLIIRDFIIVVDTQSPPLVLDQPTTMHTQVSEVTVSGTTEALATVFVRSEMLTAGPDGRFKTTITLVNGTNFIQVRVVDWFGLTASGDLVSANDNSATIEIVSDSVSPTIGRIDYPAVTNSEFAVFSGLVDDLVSQLPEEHLDLDMLSLRIAGIDVPVQSDGSFYAVIPLPLEGENNITFLLSDPAGNTASDSRLVTRDTTPPALTLESVPETTTSNTVRVRGTAEAGSTVTINGRFLQTELDGSFSEDVTLSWGPNIIIVESTDEAGNVQTAMRVVSYGPAPSLIPWMVAVLLLVVGLVIGYLFSTRMRPEEKEELEDLDEELEEELQELEEMGEEPEELEEPPEEDIEEAEKIEVREEEPLEELEPEEPEPVEEPPAEEEPPETPPEEDPRLERLRKAYDEGKISKEVYEENLRKITGE; encoded by the coding sequence ATGCTAGGGGACAGTGACGGGCAAATCGCGATGATCGAGCATCGGGAAACGTATGGGACGTTCGGTGTGGACGACGGTCTGGGAACCCTGAGAGAGAAGGAGGCCACAGAGCCCGAAAACACGGGAATCGAGAAGATTGCAGTGATGACGTTCAGACCAGACATCCTACACGACTTCCTGGCGGGGAACAAGGTCGCTTCGGAAGGGCCAGGCTTGACGCAGGAATCGTATGAGATGACGGTCAGGATCCTCGAGGTCCCTGCCTCCCTCGTCCCAGATATCGGGAGCCTCGAGGGCGTTGTGGGTGTCTCGGAGTACTCCGAACCCAACCTGCCGATGGACAGCGGAGGAGACGGCCCAGCCCCATCGCTGGATGTGATCAACGAGAGACATGGAATCGATTCCGCCCGGGACAAGGGTTTCTCCGGCCAAGACATTAAGATCGCCATACCGGACACTGGTGTCGACTTCGCGAATCTCGATCTGATTGGCACTCAGGCGCGGGACGCCACGACATACTCCACGACCGGAGAAATCGTCGTGCAATCTGCGGTTGCTGGGCAGGACAATGCGACACTCGTTCACAAGAAGGTGATTCCGAGCACAGAGGCCCTTTACGTCAATGGGACGCTCATGCCAGGAGGCTACACCATCGACTACGATACGGGGCAAGTCATCTTCACACCGCCCTTGAACGTTGCCGACGTGGTGACTGCTTCCTATGACTACTACTCCCCTTACTATGGGTGGCCTATTGTCTTCGACCCGATGTCCGTCGCGACGTACATGAAGAACAAGTATCCTGACGAGACCTGGTTCGTGAACGCCACTCAGAACGGTACTGACAACTTCCCGGTCAGTCACAGAATCAGGATCGATGGCAAGAACGACTTCGCCGAGCGTGAACAGTGGGGAAGTGACGATTCGGGTGAGGTGAAGTACCAGCCTCCTGTGGGGGCGAAGACGACTGACTTCGATCTGATAGACCTCTTCGTGACACGGGACCAGGACTTCTGGTACTTCGGATTCCACACGAGCATGGGCACCCTGAACAAGACGTACGGCATCTACATCGATATCGACAATGCCACGTCTGGTGCAGAGTACGATCCCGTAGGGAATCTCGTAGACACGAATGCTTCCCACTCCGACTCTATCACGGATGTGCAATTCAACCCGAACGGAAGCCTCATCGCGACTGCATCAAAGGACCGAATGGTGAAGATATGGAGCAAGGACGGTGACCTGCTCTTCGATCTCTCTGGGCATCTATCCGCACCGCACTCGGTCGCTTGGTCACCGGACGGGAGTCTGCTGGCAACGGCCGAGATAAGCTACGTGCGGATTTGGGATCCAACAACTGGGAGCCAGATTAGAGAGATACCCATCCCTGATGGAACCGTCTTTGACGGAAGAGCCCTCCTGAGTTTCAACGAGAATGGGACCTGGATCGCGGTGGGGGGCGGCCTTCTGGACAGGGTCTACGTTCTCGATGTCAACGATGGAAGCGTAATAGGCTATCTGAAGCCGGTGAACGGGTTCACTCCGAACTCGGTAGCCTTCAATCCATCATTTGCCTACAACGATGTCATTGCCATAGGTTCGGGAGATAGGCAGGTCTACATCTACAATGTGAACGCCACGAACCTGAATGACCCCGCTGGGGGGATTCCACGCACTATCCTCCAGAGATCCCCGATAAATCCTGAAGGACATTCCCAGAAGATCCAGAGCATCTGCTGGTCACCCGACGGGACAAGGCTAGCATCATCCGCCGCAGAGACAACCTACAACGTGAAGGTATGGGATGTCTGGGGAGCGAATCCCGTTGAGAATCTCACATTGCTCTTCGGTGACGTAAGGAATCTGGAATGGACGGGTGACATGATTGCCGCTGGCGACCTCCTGGGAACAGCGAAAGTCTGGCAGGAATCTGGTCCCCAGTTCGTGGAGATCTTCTCCCAACAGGCAAGCCAGGCCCAGATAAACGGCGTTTCCATTTCACCCACGGATGACAAGCTAGCAACTGTCGCTGAGGACACACAGCTCAAGCTGTGGGACATAGGCACCGGGCAGCTAGAGGGCATATTCAAGCACAAGCTCCCCGACTTCGCCATCTACGCCAATTACACAAGTGTCCTTTGGGGCTATGACGAGGATGGATTCCCGTGGAGCCAGAACGACACGTTCATGAATGCCACCCTTTACGAATGGGAAGGTTCCCGCTGGAATGGCTCCAGACTGATCGACATAGGCGGATCCCAGAAATACAAGAGCCTGAAGGATGGTGATTATGTTGACAGCGGGTTCTTCGAGATGGCAATACCAAGAAGTTCGCTGGGCGACCCGCCAGGATTCGCCATTGAGCTTTTCAGTGTGGGCAAGAACGGATCCCATCCTCACGACTCTGCCCCAACGGACTTCAACATACAGGGAGATGTCACATGGGACAGCAGCTTCAGGTCGCTCTCCAACTTCGCGTACCGGAGGATCCAGATATACAAAGTGAATATCTCACCGCAAAACGCTACTAGGTCTGTCTATCACTTCGGAAACCATCCCGGCGAGAATCTCGTGAAGACGTTCGGGACGATAGGCGTACTCGTCGCGGACAACCGGACCAACGGCACCTATGAGAGAGTGTACGTGGATCTCAACAATGACAAGGTCTTCGACGACACTGACGTGGTTCTCTATCGCGGGAACGAGGTTGGATACTTGGATGACTTCAATGCAACCGCTGCGTTCAGAGGCGATAATCAGAACCTCACAACACCTGATGGAATCCCTGACCTGTCAGCGGGAATGGTGTACTTCATTTCGGACGGGGAGACGTACATCCCCTACTCGGATGTCTACTGCGAGGACAATCTGATCGAGGACTGCATCGTTCCGAAGAACGGGGAGCTTGTAGCGTTCGCGGGAGAACTGGGGTTCCAGAAGTACCATGGAACTAGGATGGCATCAGCGATTGTGGGCCAGGGCAGGCTGGACACGGACCTGGGCGACCCGGACATAGGAAGGGTCCTGGGAATCGCCCCGAACGCGACGATCATCATGATCCCCAACGCCTTTGACAATATCTTCGCTGCCTGGTCCTTTGCGGTGGAGGGATACGACGGAGTTCCGGACTCAGGGGATGAGGCGGACATAGTGATCAACGGCTTCAACTACGCACGCTTGCTCAACAGCGGATGGGATGTGTTCAGTCGGTTCGCCGACTGGGCGTCCGTCAAGCGGTCGGGGGCGAGTACCGTGTTCGTCACCGCAGCGGGCAACGACGGATTCGGATATGGGACCATCAACTCGCCGTCCTCTGCGACAGCGGTCATAACGGCTGGCGTCGCAACCGACTACACAAGAGACTCGTCCGCGTATGCATCCTATGGCGCGAAGGAAGGATCCAATCCGAAATGGGGAGATGTCATGCCATACTCCTCGAAGGGTCCGACGCCCATGGGAATCCCAAAGCCAGATGTTGTCACGATCGGAGTCGCAAACGTCGATGATCCGCTGTGGAGAGGGCCTGACGGGAGCAATATGACGGCTCTTAAGTTGGGGCTCTTCGAAGGCTCTCACGTATCGGCGGCGATCACGGGAGGCGTCGTTGCGCTCATATACGAGGCATTCTACTCGACCCACCTGAGATTCCCGACGGTCCAGGAAGCGAAGGCGATACTGAAGTCATCGGCTGACAACATCAACCATGACGTTCTGTCGCAAGGTGCTGGATTCGTCAATGCGAGCAGGGCGGTGGATCTGGCCGCGAATGTTGGCGGGATAGTTGTTGATCCCACGTACTGGGTGCCAGGATTCTACGCGGGCGGAAAACCCGAGGCGTTCGCAAAGCTGATGTTCCCTGGTGAGAGCGATTCGATCGACTTCACCGTTGAGAACACGGACTTGACATCGTCCGTTTCCGTTCAGGCTAGCGATGAGGTCTTCAAGAAGACCGCCACGTACTACACCGATGGAGTCACGAGGACCGACAGCTGGTACTCCACAGACGGAAGGCTGACATACTGGATCAATGACACGGGACTGACAAAGATACTGCCAGATCCTTTCCAGTGGAACACCTACACGCTTGTTCAGACCCCAATCGACGCCGGTCTGTGGAATTCTGCGGACCTGATGAAGGTCACGGCATGGTCCAACTTCACAGACATCGATACGGACGACAATGGCATGATCAAACGCGAGTCGCAGGATCCGGTGATGATTCTGGAGCTTCGCGACTGGGAGAACATTGACGTCTGGCCAAACTGGAACTATCCGGACACGATTATGCAGCAGACCGAGACGAACACATTCACGCGATGCAACAACGTGGCCAATGTCCTTGAGACGACGGTTCACGACCCGGCTTCCAGGATCCATGACGCGCTCATAATCAACCTCAAGCCAACGCCGACAAAGCTGGACGAAGGCCAGTACTGGAAACTCAAGATCGAGTTCTTCGAGAGGTTCGATTGGGACTGGCTCTCCTTGGACAGCACTTCGTTCACGATACCGGTTGGCGGCACGCAGGACCTCACTGCAACGATGACCCTGCCTCCGGATGTTGGCATCGGCTCCTACGAGGGAGGAATCTACCTTGACGCGAACGGTCTTGTATCGGTGATCCCCGTGCTCGTCAACGTCGCTTCGAGGGAGACACGTTTCACGTTCGGCGGGTTCTCCTCGATATCCCAGGACCTCTTCAACAACACGAAGATAGGAGGGGGCATGGGAGGCGGGTTCGAGGGCGACCTTGAGAGATCCGGTGACTGGAGGTACTTCTACATCGATGTCCCGAGACAGGGCAAGTTCATAGATCCCTACAACTACAAGTTCTATATCGATGTCTCCTGGAATCTCAAGCCCTCCGACATTGACATTCACGCGTTTGGTAAGGATCCGGCCCCCGCCTATGCGGACTACTTCTCGGACAGCAGCAGGTACGGAGGCTACACGCTGAGCGAGACCGGAGCCAGCGAGGACGACGATGAATTCAACACCGTCACGAACACGAGCCAGGAGATCATAACCCCTCCACTGAGACCGGGGCTGAACGTCATCGCCCTCCACTGCGTGATGTTCAATGGAACACAAGAGCCCGAGGAGAACGTCTCGGGCCAGGTCGGCTGGGTGGAGATCACTCCAGTGGAGCTCAGGAAGGTCACGAATCAACTCTCCGGAGAGGCGCGGATGACCTTCACGTCGAACTTCGATTGGCCGATGGGGATGGAGACGAGCGCTGTAGGTCCGGCCCAGATGGAGAGGTTCGATGACGTGGAGATATTCTTCGACAAGAAGATCGTCGAAGAGCTCTACGCGGGCGAGAGAACGTTCGTGGAGGGTCTTGCCGACGGGAACTACACCTACGTTGTCAGGGTCAAGGACGCCCTCATCTTCGACGTTCACATATGGGGAAAGGCTGATGCGCCAGACCTGGACCTCGGGATCTTCCTGGACGCCAACGGGAACGGGGAAGCGGAACCGGGCGAGTTCGTCGAATACGGTGCTGATGCGGACGCGGACGAGCAGGTCAAGCTGAAGGCCCCGAAGGATGGCCAGTATATCATCAAGGTCCTCGGTTTTGACACTAGGGACCCGGGTCACTTCGACATCGAGATAAGCGTCACGATAGCTGGCATAGAGGGCTACAAGATGGTCGATGCCCCAGAAGGCCCCATCACGGCGAACACGCCGCTCAACTTCGGGATGTCCTGGGAGTTCATGGGCGACACTGAGGACCGGGACTACGGTGGCGTGCTCACGCTCGGTCCGCCTGGAGCGAGCGAGGCCGTGCTCATCCCAGTGACTATCACGCTTGACAGAACGCCGCCGTCGATGGGGGATCTTGTCATGAGCACCGGTGAGAAGCAGGTGAACTACCTGGACAACAGAACGACGAACCAGATCCAGCCTCAGTTCTCCGTCGCTGTGTTGGATCTTGAGAGAGGAGAGATAGATCCCGGGCTGTGCGCCGTGTACTTCGATGGCGAGGATTCCACATCCTGGAGCACGATCGACATCAAGTTCGTGAGGAACGCCGAAGACGCATATGGATACTGGGCAGGGGGAATCCTGTATAGCCCCGTCGCTCCGCTTTCCGAGGGCGTGCACAACATCACATTCGTCACTGGTGATGCTGCCGGGAACTTGATCATAAGGGACTTCATAATAGTCGTTGATACGCAGTCCCCGCCGCTCGTGCTCGACCAACCGACAACGATGCACACTCAGGTGAGCGAGGTGACGGTCAGCGGGACGACGGAGGCCCTTGCCACTGTCTTCGTCAGATCGGAAATGCTGACGGCGGGTCCAGATGGGAGGTTCAAGACGACGATCACACTCGTCAATGGAACGAATTTCATTCAGGTCCGAGTTGTTGATTGGTTCGGCTTGACCGCCTCGGGTGATCTCGTCTCGGCAAACGACAACTCTGCAACGATCGAGATCGTCTCGGATTCCGTCTCTCCGACAATCGGGCGGATAGACTATCCTGCGGTGACGAACAGTGAGTTCGCAGTGTTCAGCGGACTGGTCGATGATCTCGTCTCCCAGTTGCCGGAGGAGCATCTGGACCTGGACATGCTGTCATTGAGGATCGCGGGCATCGACGTCCCCGTCCAGAGCGACGGCTCCTTCTACGCCGTCATTCCGCTCCCGCTCGAGGGAGAGAACAACATCACGTTCCTCCTCTCCGACCCCGCGGGGAACACAGCGTCCGACAGCAGATTGGTCACCAGGGACACCACGCCTCCCGCCCTCACGCTGGAGTCCGTCCCCGAGACGACGACGTCCAACACGGTAAGGGTAAGGGGCACTGCCGAGGCGGGAAGCACCGTGACCATAAACGGTCGCTTCCTTCAGACGGAACTCGATGGAAGCTTCTCCGAGGACGTGACACTGAGCTGGGGACCCAACATCATCATAGTGGAGTCCACGGACGAGGCGGGCAACGTGCAGACGGCGATGAGGGTCGTGAGCTACGGACCCGCGCCCTCGCTCATCCCGTGGATGGTCGCTGTCCTCCTTCTCGTCGTCGGACTCGTCATCGGATACCTGTTCAGCACGAGGATGCGTCCCGAGGAGAAAGAAGAGCTCGAGGACCTGGATGAGGAACTCGAGGAGGAGCTCCAGGAGCTGGAAGAGATGGGGGAAGAGCCCGAAGAGCTGGAGGAACCGCCAGAGGAGGATATCGAGGAAGCGGAGAAGATCGAGGTCCGCGAGGAGGAGCCCCTCGAGGAGCTGGAACCGGAGGAGCCCGAACCTGTCGAAGAGCCGCCCGCCGAGGAAGAACCGCCTGAAACACCGCCCGAGGAGGACCCCAGACTGGAGAGGCTGAGGAAGGCGTACGACGAAGGCAAGATCTCCAAGGAAGTGTACGAGGAGAACCTCAGGAAGATCACGGGCGAATAG